One Drosophila subobscura isolate 14011-0131.10 chromosome U, UCBerk_Dsub_1.0, whole genome shotgun sequence DNA window includes the following coding sequences:
- the LOC117902716 gene encoding cell wall protein DAN4 isoform X1, which produces MIRSSFVVVVLWTALLTTTLSAQSTEEAIAEETTIDLQNERASILCTLFPRLPICRTTIPPEITTTTEESTTTEAPTTTQETTTTEAPTTTEETTTTEAPTTTEDTTTTEGPTTTEDTTTTEAPTTTEETTTTEAPTTTEETTTTEAPTTTEVPTTTEETTTTEAPTTTEETTTTEAPTTTAETTNTEAPTTTEVPTTTEETTTTEFPTTTEETTTTEAPTTTEETTTTEAPTTTEETTTTEAPTTTEETTTTEAPTTTEETTTTEAPTTTEETTTTEAPTTTEVPTTTEETTTTEAPTTTEETTTTEAPTTTEETTTTEAPTTTEETTTTEAPATTVETTTTEAPTTTEAPTTPEETTTTEAPTTTEETTTTEAPTTTEETTTTEAPTTTEETTTTEAPTTTEETTTTEAPTTTEETTTTEAPKTTEAPTTTEEATTEWTTSSTDSQPSIEHHIHYHEIFGAPGFVLPLPGLPLPPLLFPGSTSLTPADASILGIIPVPPPLPKLPPLPPPPPPPFLPRPPALFPFHNIFGK; this is translated from the exons ATG ATCCGGagtagttttgttgttgttgtgctgtggACTGCACTTCTAACAACCACCCTTAGCGCACAGTCAACAGAAGAAGCAATAGCAGAGGAAACAACAATAGATTTACAAAATGAACGAGCATCAATCTTATGCACTCTATTTCCACGATTACCAATATGCAGAACCACTATACCTCCTGAAATAACCACAACTACCGAGGAATCAACAACCACTGAAGCCCCTACAACTACCCAGGAAACAACCACCACTGAAGCCCCTACAACTACCgaggaaacaacaaccactgaaGCCCCTACAACTACCGAGGATACAACAACCACGGAAGGCCCTACAACTACCGAGGATACAACAACCACTGAAGCCCCTACCACTACAgaggaaacaacaaccactgaaGCTCCTACAACTACCGAGGAAACAACCACCACTGAAGCTCCTACAACTACTGAAGTCCCTACAACTACCgaggaaacaacaaccacgGAAGCTCCTACAACTACCGAGGAAACAACCACCACTGAAGCCCCTACAACTACCGCGGAAACAACAAACACGGAAGCTCCTACAACTACTGAAGTCCCTACAACTACCgaggaaacaacaaccacgGAATTCCCTACAACCACAGAggagacaacgacaactgaaGCCCCTACAACTACCGAGGAAACAACCACCACTGAAGCCCCTACAACTACCGAGGAAACAACCACCACTGAAGCCCCTACAACTACCgaggaaacaacaaccactgaaGCCCCTACAACTACCGAG gaaacaacaaccactgaaGCTCCTACAACTACCGAGGAAACAACCACCACTGAAGCTCCTACAACTACTGAAGTCCCTACAACTACCGAGGAAACAACCACCACTGAAGCCCCTACAACTACCGAGGAAACAACCACAACTGAAGCTCCTACGACTACcgaagaaacaacaaccactgaaGCCCCTACAACTACCGAGGAAACAACCACCACTGAAGCCCCTGCAACTACCGtggaaacaacaaccactgaaGCTCCTACGACTACTGAAGCTCCTACAACTCCCgaggaaacaacaaccactgaaGCTCCTACGACTACTGAGGAAACAACCACCACTGAAGCTCCTACGACTACcgaagaaacaacaacgacTGAAGCCCCTACAACTACCgaggaaacaacaaccactgaagcccctacaactaccgaggaaacaacaaccactgaaGCTCCTACAACTACCGAGGAAACAACCACCACTGAAGCTCCTAAAACTACTGAAGCCCCTACAACTAC CGAAGAGGCAACAACGGAGTGGACCACTTCTTCAACCGACTCGCAGCCAAGTATAGAGCACCACATACATTATCACGAGATATTTGGAGCGCCAGGATTTGTGCTACCTTTGCCAGgacttccacttccaccaTTGCTGTTTCCCGGAAGTACCTCACTAACACCAGCTGATGCTTCCATACTTGGCATTATTCCTGTACCTCCTCCATTACCTAAACTACCTCCACTAcctccaccacctccaccaccattTTTGCCAAGACCACCAGCACTGTTTCCCTTTCACAACATATTCGGAAAATAG
- the LOC117900966 gene encoding homeotic protein female sterile isoform X1 yields MASKRKASVLLHKETIPATPATNTDTTSTVVGVGGGGGGAGLGGGGAGGGGGLLGTGGILGEVVSGLGGGGGSESEAYAGLMKDADKLKLMLLAWNYQNSTAVRNGTEGPDLSVVGGLWAQYQNALAQNAAAAAAASAKMDSSLSPVPRQDTHSPMETQDETNSSGQKEEDEVSEDDSDDKMDEKLATPHDPERLKAFNMFVRLFVDENLDRIIPISKQPKEKIQAIIDSCARQFPEFSDRSRKRIRTYLKSCRRNKKTRDGWENTVSLIETRPTPAHLTSVQAEQILAIACENESMNAKRMRIGLEPITHAVPAPGSAVAAAAAAAAAAAVVAATSSGAGGTSTTSAGNATVTCGGAGVADASGLTNVAAAALPFVSAVGFARSTPNSEHAEALPFGGASNVGGSAGGGSTSGAESQHLLHHGQPLMQSNCSARSSPLALSSNASVSGGASVTGLTLANGAVASNGAGLPPTSYPGYFPGVATLGNVTPTDLSMKPTSLGSGVSGNLLSSNNGNLSVAGAINSQLSAANLATLSNANTNSALVTATQQLQQLQQQQQQQQQQQQQQQQQQQQQQQQQQQQQQQLLASSGGGLDGQSSRVAPILPHKLSPNEVSAARQVISAYRESAAFLLRTADQVEQLLVQQQ; encoded by the exons gaAACCATACCAGCAACACCGGCCACGAACACCGACACAACCAGCACGGTGGTCGGtgtgggcggcggcggcggcggcgcagGACTcggtggtggaggagcaggtggcggtggcggcctCCTGGGCACCGGCGGCATCCTGGGCGAAGTCGTCAGCGGCCTGGGCGGAGGAGGTGGCAGCGAGTCGGAGGCCTATGCGGGCCTGATGAAGGACGCAGacaagctgaagctgatgctcCTCGCCTGGAACTATCAGAACTCAACGGCGGTGCGCAACGGGACCGAAGGGCCAGACCTCAGTGTTGTGGGTGGGCTGTGGGCCCAGTACCAGAACGCGCTCGCCCAgaatgcggcggcggctgcggcggccaGTGCTAAGATGGACAGCTCGTTGTCCCCGGTGCCGCGGCAGGACACACACTCGCCCATGGAGACGCAGGACGAGACAAACTCCTCCGGacagaaggaggaggacgaggttTCCGAGGACGACTCTGACGACAAGATGGACGAGAAGCTGGCCACGCCCCACGATCCCGAGCGCCTCAAGGCCTTCAAT ATGTTTGTGCGGCTCTTTGTGGATGAGAATCTGGACCGCATTATACCCATCTCGAAGCAGCCAAAGGAGAAGATCCAGGCCATCATCGACTCGTGTGCTCGACAGTTCCCCGAGTTCAGTGACCGCTCCCGCAAACGCATTCGCACCTATCTCAAGTCGTGCAGACGCAACAAGAAGACCCGCGACGGATGGGAGAATACGGTAAGCTTAATCGAA ACCAGACCAACCCCTGCACATCTCACCTCCGTGCAGGCGGAACAAATCCTGGCCATTGCCTGCGAGAACGAATCGATGAATGCCAAGAGGATGCGCATTGGCCTGGAGCCCATCACCCACGCGGTGCCGGCTCCTGGCAGTGCTGTTgccgcagcggctgcggcagccgctgctgctgctgttgtggctgccaccagcTCCGGTGCCGGTGGAACCAGCACCACGTCCGCGGGCAATGCCACGGTCACCTGCGGAGGAGCTGGAGTCGCGGATGCGTCGGGCCTCACAAATGTGGCGGCCGCCGCTCTGCCTTTTGTCAGCGCCGTGGGCTTCGCTCGCTCCACACCGAACTCGGAGCATGCGGAGGCGCTGCCTTTCGGCGGGGCCAGCAACGTGGGCGGAAGTGCGGGCGGCGGCAGTACCAGTGGAGCGGAG aGCCAACATCTTCTCCACCATGGACAGCCGCTGATGCAGAGCAACTGTTCGGCGCGCAGCTCTCCACTGGCCCTCAGCTCGAATGCCAGCGTGAGCGGTGGGGCAAGCGTGACCGGCCTGACACTGGCCAACGGGGCTGTGGCCTCGAATGGGGCTGGCCTCCCGCCCACCAGCTACCCCGGCTACTTTCCCGGGGTGGCTACCCTGGGTAATG TGACGCCCACCGATCTCTCGATGAAACCGACCTCGCTGGGCTCCGGCGTCAGCGGCAACCtgctcagcagcaacaacggcaATCTGTCCGTGGCAGGCGCCATCAACTCCCAGCTCAGTGCCGCCAACCTGGCCACCCTGAGCAATGCCAACACTAACAGCGCTCTGGTGACCGCgacccagcagctgcagcagctccaacagcagcaacaacagcagcagcaacagcagcagcagcaacaacagcagcagcagcaacagcaacaacagcagcagcagcagcaacagcagctcctgGCCAGCTCTGGCGGCGGTCTCGACGGGCAATCCTCCCGAGTAGCGCCTATCCTTCCGCACAAACTGAGTCCCAACGAGGTTTCCGCGGCCCGCCAGGTGATATCCGCTTACCGTGAGAGCGCAGCCTTCCTCCTGCGCACCGCCGACcaggtggagcagctgctggtccagcagcagtag
- the LOC117902716 gene encoding proteoglycan 4 isoform X2: MIRSSFVVVVLWTALLTTTLSAQSTEEAIAEETTIDLQNERASILCTLFPRLPICRTTIPPEITTTTEESTTTEAPTTTQETTTTEAPTTTEETTTTEAPTTTEDTTTTEGPTTTEDTTTTEAPTTTEETTTTEAPTTTEETTTTEAPTTTEVPTTTEETTTTEAPTTTEETTTTEAPTTTAETTNTEAPTTTEVPTTTEETTTTEFPTTTEETTTTEAPTTTEETTTTEAPTTTEETTTTEAPTTTEETTTTEAPTTTEETTTTEAPTTTEETTTTEAPTTTEVPTTTEETTTTEAPTTTEETTTTEAPTTTEETTTTEAPTTTEETTTTEAPATTVETTTTEAPTTTEAPTTPEETTTTEAPTTTEETTTTEAPTTTEETTTTEAPTTTEETTTTEAPTTTEETTTTEAPTTTEETTTTEAPKTTEAPTTTEETTTTEAPTTTEETTTTEAPTTSEETTTTEAPTTTEETTTTEAPTTTVETTTTEAPTTTTTTEDTTTTEAPTTTEETTTTEAPTTTEETTTTEAPTTTEVPTTTEDTTTTEAPTTTEETTTTEAPTTTEETTTTEAPTTTEVPTTTEETTTTEAPTTTEETTTTEAPTTTAETTTTEAPTTTEVPTTTEETTTTEAPTTTEETTKTEAPTTTEESTTTEAPTTAIEEATTEWTTSSTDSQPSIEHHIHYHEIFGAPGFVLPLPGLPLPPLLFPGSTSLTPADASILGIIPVPPPLPKLPPLPPPPPPPFLPRPPALFPFHNIFGK, from the exons ATG ATCCGGagtagttttgttgttgttgtgctgtggACTGCACTTCTAACAACCACCCTTAGCGCACAGTCAACAGAAGAAGCAATAGCAGAGGAAACAACAATAGATTTACAAAATGAACGAGCATCAATCTTATGCACTCTATTTCCACGATTACCAATATGCAGAACCACTATACCTCCTGAAATAACCACAACTACCGAGGAATCAACAACCACTGAAGCCCCTACAACTACCCAGGAAACAACCACCACTGAAGCCCCTACAACTACCgaggaaacaacaaccactgaaGCCCCTACAACTACCGAGGATACAACAACCACGGAAGGCCCTACAACTACCGAGGATACAACAACCACTGAAGCCCCTACCACTACAgaggaaacaacaaccactgaaGCTCCTACAACTACCGAGGAAACAACCACCACTGAAGCTCCTACAACTACTGAAGTCCCTACAACTACCgaggaaacaacaaccacgGAAGCTCCTACAACTACCGAGGAAACAACCACCACTGAAGCCCCTACAACTACCGCGGAAACAACAAACACGGAAGCTCCTACAACTACTGAAGTCCCTACAACTACCgaggaaacaacaaccacgGAATTCCCTACAACCACAGAggagacaacgacaactgaaGCCCCTACAACTACCGAGGAAACAACCACCACTGAAGCCCCTACAACTACCGAGGAAACAACCACCACTGAAGCCCCTACAACTACCgaggaaacaacaaccactgaaGCCCCTACAACTACCGAG gaaacaacaaccactgaaGCTCCTACAACTACCGAGGAAACAACCACCACTGAAGCTCCTACAACTACTGAAGTCCCTACAACTACCGAGGAAACAACCACCACTGAAGCCCCTACAACTACCGAGGAAACAACCACAACTGAAGCTCCTACGACTACcgaagaaacaacaaccactgaaGCCCCTACAACTACCGAGGAAACAACCACCACTGAAGCCCCTGCAACTACCGtggaaacaacaaccactgaaGCTCCTACGACTACTGAAGCTCCTACAACTCCCgaggaaacaacaaccactgaaGCTCCTACGACTACTGAGGAAACAACCACCACTGAAGCTCCTACGACTACcgaagaaacaacaacgacTGAAGCCCCTACAACTACCgaggaaacaacaaccactgaagcccctacaactaccgaggaaacaacaaccactgaaGCTCCTACAACTACCGAGGAAACAACCACCACTGAAGCTCCTAAAACTACTGAAGCCCCTACAACTACCGAGGAAACAACCACCACTGAAGCCCCTACAACTACCGAGGAAACAACCACCACTGAAGCTCCTACGACTTCcgaagaaacaacaaccactgaaGCCCCTACAACTACCGAGGAAACAACCACCACTGAAGCCCCGACAACTACCGtggaaacaacaaccactgaaGCTCCTACGACTA CTACAACTACCGAGGATACAACAACCACTGAAGCCCCTACCACTACAgaggaaacaacaaccactgaaGCCCCTACAACTACCGAGGAAACAACCACCACTGAAGCTCCTACAACTACTGAAGTCCCTACAACTACCGAGGATACAACAACCACTGAAGCCCCTACCACTACAgaggaaacaacaaccactgaaGCTCCTACAACTACCGAGGAAACAACCACCACTGAAGCTCCTACAACTACTGAAGTCCCTACAACTACCgaggaaacaacaaccacgGAAGCTCCTACAACTACCGAGGAAACAACCACCACTGAAGCCCCTACAACTACCGcggaaacaacaaccacgGAAGCTCCTACAACTACTGAAGTCCCTACAACTACCgaggaaacaacaaccactgaagcccctacaactaccgaggaaacaacaaaaactgaagcCCCTACAACTACCGAGGAATCAACAACCACTGAAGCCCCTACAACTGCTATCGAAGAGGCAACAACGGAGTGGACCACTTCTTCAACCGACTCGCAGCCAAGTATAGAGCACCACATACATTATCACGAGATATTTGGAGCGCCAGGATTTGTGCTACCTTTGCCAGgacttccacttccaccaTTGCTGTTTCCCGGAAGTACCTCACTAACACCAGCTGATGCTTCCATACTTGGCATTATTCCTGTACCTCCTCCATTACCTAAACTACCTCCACTAcctccaccacctccaccaccattTTTGCCAAGACCACCAGCACTGTTTCCCTTTCACAACATATTCGGAAAATAG
- the LOC117900966 gene encoding homeotic protein female sterile isoform X2 — MASKRKASVLLHKETIPATPATNTDTTSTVVGVGGGGGGAGLGGGGAGGGGGLLGTGGILGEVVSGLGGGGGSESEAYAGLMKDADKLKLMLLAWNYQNSTAVRNGTEGPDLSVVGGLWAQYQNALAQNAAAAAAASAKMDSSLSPVPRQDTHSPMETQDETNSSGQKEEDEVSEDDSDDKMDEKLATPHDPERLKAFNMFVRLFVDENLDRIIPISKQPKEKIQAIIDSCARQFPEFSDRSRKRIRTYLKSCRRNKKTRDGWENTTRPTPAHLTSVQAEQILAIACENESMNAKRMRIGLEPITHAVPAPGSAVAAAAAAAAAAAVVAATSSGAGGTSTTSAGNATVTCGGAGVADASGLTNVAAAALPFVSAVGFARSTPNSEHAEALPFGGASNVGGSAGGGSTSGAESQHLLHHGQPLMQSNCSARSSPLALSSNASVSGGASVTGLTLANGAVASNGAGLPPTSYPGYFPGVATLGNVTPTDLSMKPTSLGSGVSGNLLSSNNGNLSVAGAINSQLSAANLATLSNANTNSALVTATQQLQQLQQQQQQQQQQQQQQQQQQQQQQQQQQQQQQQLLASSGGGLDGQSSRVAPILPHKLSPNEVSAARQVISAYRESAAFLLRTADQVEQLLVQQQ, encoded by the exons gaAACCATACCAGCAACACCGGCCACGAACACCGACACAACCAGCACGGTGGTCGGtgtgggcggcggcggcggcggcgcagGACTcggtggtggaggagcaggtggcggtggcggcctCCTGGGCACCGGCGGCATCCTGGGCGAAGTCGTCAGCGGCCTGGGCGGAGGAGGTGGCAGCGAGTCGGAGGCCTATGCGGGCCTGATGAAGGACGCAGacaagctgaagctgatgctcCTCGCCTGGAACTATCAGAACTCAACGGCGGTGCGCAACGGGACCGAAGGGCCAGACCTCAGTGTTGTGGGTGGGCTGTGGGCCCAGTACCAGAACGCGCTCGCCCAgaatgcggcggcggctgcggcggccaGTGCTAAGATGGACAGCTCGTTGTCCCCGGTGCCGCGGCAGGACACACACTCGCCCATGGAGACGCAGGACGAGACAAACTCCTCCGGacagaaggaggaggacgaggttTCCGAGGACGACTCTGACGACAAGATGGACGAGAAGCTGGCCACGCCCCACGATCCCGAGCGCCTCAAGGCCTTCAAT ATGTTTGTGCGGCTCTTTGTGGATGAGAATCTGGACCGCATTATACCCATCTCGAAGCAGCCAAAGGAGAAGATCCAGGCCATCATCGACTCGTGTGCTCGACAGTTCCCCGAGTTCAGTGACCGCTCCCGCAAACGCATTCGCACCTATCTCAAGTCGTGCAGACGCAACAAGAAGACCCGCGACGGATGGGAGAATACG ACCAGACCAACCCCTGCACATCTCACCTCCGTGCAGGCGGAACAAATCCTGGCCATTGCCTGCGAGAACGAATCGATGAATGCCAAGAGGATGCGCATTGGCCTGGAGCCCATCACCCACGCGGTGCCGGCTCCTGGCAGTGCTGTTgccgcagcggctgcggcagccgctgctgctgctgttgtggctgccaccagcTCCGGTGCCGGTGGAACCAGCACCACGTCCGCGGGCAATGCCACGGTCACCTGCGGAGGAGCTGGAGTCGCGGATGCGTCGGGCCTCACAAATGTGGCGGCCGCCGCTCTGCCTTTTGTCAGCGCCGTGGGCTTCGCTCGCTCCACACCGAACTCGGAGCATGCGGAGGCGCTGCCTTTCGGCGGGGCCAGCAACGTGGGCGGAAGTGCGGGCGGCGGCAGTACCAGTGGAGCGGAG aGCCAACATCTTCTCCACCATGGACAGCCGCTGATGCAGAGCAACTGTTCGGCGCGCAGCTCTCCACTGGCCCTCAGCTCGAATGCCAGCGTGAGCGGTGGGGCAAGCGTGACCGGCCTGACACTGGCCAACGGGGCTGTGGCCTCGAATGGGGCTGGCCTCCCGCCCACCAGCTACCCCGGCTACTTTCCCGGGGTGGCTACCCTGGGTAATG TGACGCCCACCGATCTCTCGATGAAACCGACCTCGCTGGGCTCCGGCGTCAGCGGCAACCtgctcagcagcaacaacggcaATCTGTCCGTGGCAGGCGCCATCAACTCCCAGCTCAGTGCCGCCAACCTGGCCACCCTGAGCAATGCCAACACTAACAGCGCTCTGGTGACCGCgacccagcagctgcagcagctccaacagcagcaacaacagcagcagcaacagcagcagcagcaacaacagcagcagcagcaacagcaacaacagcagcagcagcagcaacagcagctcctgGCCAGCTCTGGCGGCGGTCTCGACGGGCAATCCTCCCGAGTAGCGCCTATCCTTCCGCACAAACTGAGTCCCAACGAGGTTTCCGCGGCCCGCCAGGTGATATCCGCTTACCGTGAGAGCGCAGCCTTCCTCCTGCGCACCGCCGACcaggtggagcagctgctggtccagcagcagtag